The following coding sequences lie in one Nycticebus coucang isolate mNycCou1 chromosome 20, mNycCou1.pri, whole genome shotgun sequence genomic window:
- the LOC128572764 gene encoding 60S ribosomal protein L18-like: protein MGVDIRHNKDGKVRRKEPKSQDIYLRLLVKLYRFLARRTNSTFNQVVLKRLFMSRTNRPPLSLSRMIRKMKLPGRENKTAVVVGTITDDVRVQEVPKLKVCALRVSRRARTRILKAGGKILTFDQLALDSPKGRGTVLLSGPRKGREVYRHFGKAPGTPHSHTKPYVRSKGRKFERARGRRASQGYKN, encoded by the coding sequence ATGGGAGTCGATATTCGCCACAACAAGGACGGAAAGGTTCGTCGCAAGGAGCCCAAGAGCCAGGACATTTACCTAAGGCTGTTGGTCAAGCTGTACAGGTTTCTAGCCAGACGAACCAATTCTACCTTCAACCAGGTTGTGCTAAAGAGGTTGTTTATGAGTCGTACCAATCGGCCACCACTGTCTCTTTCCCGGATGATCCGGAAGATGAAACTTCCTGGCCGGGAAAACAAAACAGCTGTGGTTGTGGGGACCATAACAGATGATGTGCGGGTTCAGGAAGTGCCCAAACTGAAGGTGTGTGCTTTGCGCGTGAGCAGGCGGGCCCGCACCCGTATCCTCAAGGCTGGGGGCAAGATCCTCACCTTCGACCAGTTGGCCCTGGACTCCCCCAAAGGCCGTGGCACTGTCCTGCTTTCCGGTCCTCGCAAGGGCCGGGAGGTGTACCGGCATTTTGGCAAGGCCCCAGGAACCCCGCACAGTCATACCAAACCCTATGTCCGTTCCAAGGGCCGGAAGTTCGAGCGTGCCAGAGGCCGACGGGCCAGCCAAGGCTACAAAAACTAA